Proteins encoded in a region of the Neodiprion virginianus isolate iyNeoVirg1 chromosome 2, iyNeoVirg1.1, whole genome shotgun sequence genome:
- the LOC124296958 gene encoding facilitated trehalose transporter Tret1-like, which yields MNKPAVGKRTQWKQWAAGITATMSMVCAGTVYGWATTNLSRLMDKDSHIVITSDQSSWIVSLTGIGSMIGPFIGAACADTFGRKRTLLLTSLLYGVGWLIDIFATKVEELYIARVILGTGIGISYTTNPMYVSEIADVNIKGALGTLIAVNVFTGSVFTCSLGPFVAIRTLSIVLFLIPILFLCLFAWFPETPYFLASKKRYVEAAESLSFFKGITDNQEAKNELEAVILSIEKNSTTQKWTTKFREMLRPNNRKALGIVVSLIIAQLMSGNYTTMAYLEVLFQSANIGINTNLATVIVLVMGLLSCALATVTVEKVGCRPLLMTSTLGATVTLAVLASYLIADRNGFNVTSVNWLPVVTIILFQLVYQLGLGAIPDALIGQLFPNNVKSIGSAIVTISDGVFGLVVAKLYQVIGDAVGEYVVYYIFSAACFLAFLFAFVFIPETKNKEFEEIQQDLAVSRLHCCRR from the exons atgaataaacCGGCTGTGGGGAAAAGGACGCAATGGAAGCAATGGGCAGCTGGAATTACAG CCACCATGAGCATGGTCTGCGCTGGGACTGTCTACGGATGGGCGACAACCAATCTCTCTAGGTTGATGGATAAGGATTCTCACATCGTTATTACGTCGGACCAGAGTTCTTGGATAGTGTCATTGACAGGAATCGGCTCGATGATTGGACCCTTCATCGGAGCAGCCTGCGCCGATACGTTCGGCCGAAAAAGGACGCTTCTATTGACAAGTTTGCTATACGGAGTCGGCTGGCTGATCGATATATTTGCAACTAAAGTGGAAGAGCTGTACATCGCTCGCGTGATTCTAGGGACTGGGATCGGAATTTCCTACACGACAAATCCCATGTACGTCTCGGAGATCGCCGACGTCAACATCAAGGGCGCCCTCGGTACTTTGATTGCAGTGAACGTATTTACCGGGTCAGTTTTCACCTGCAGTTTGGGACCGTTCGTGGCGATAAGAACCCTTTCCATAGTTCTCTTCCTGATACCGATTCTCTTTCTGTGTCTGTTCGCCTGGTTCCCCGAGACTCCCTACTTCCTGGCCTCGAAGAAGAGGTACGTCGAGGCGGCTGAGTCACTGTCGTTTTTCAAAGGAATAACGGACAACCAAGAAGCAAAGAATGAACTCGAAGCAGTGATACTGAGCATAGAGAAGAACTCGACCACTCAAAAGTGGACGACCAAATTCCGGGAAATGTTACGTCCAAACAATCGCAAGGCACTCGGTATCGTCGTTTCCCTTATCATCGCCCAATTGATGAGCGGCAATTACACGACCATGGCGTACTTGGAGGTACTTTTCCAATCAGCGAATATCGGTATCAACACAAACTTGGCGACTGTGATAGTCTTGGTGATGGGACTTTTATCCTGTGCTCTTGCTACCGTCACTGTGGAAAAAGTTGGATGCAGACCGTTGCTTATGACCTCAACATTGGGAGCAACCGTCACCTTGGCGGTATTGGCGAGCTACCTCATCGCCGATCGGAACGGCTTTAACGTGACATCGGTAAACTGGCTTCCGGTCGTCACCATCATTCTTTTCCAGCTCGTCTATCAGCTCGGACTTGGCGCGATTCCTGATGCCCTCATCGGCCAGCTGTTTCCGAATAATGTTAAAAGTATCGGCAGTGCCATAGTTACCATTTCGGACGGGGTTTTTGGTCTTGTTGTTGCCAAGTTGTATCAAGTGATCGGAGATGCCGTGGGTGAATACGTTGTGTACTATATATTTTCCGCTGCCTGCTTCCTGGCCTTCCTATTTGCATTTGTCTTCATACCGGAAACGAAGAATAAGGAGTTTGAAGAAATCCAACAAGATTTGGCTGTCAGCAGACTTCACTGCTGTAGGAGGTGA